Proteins co-encoded in one Fusarium musae strain F31 chromosome 3, whole genome shotgun sequence genomic window:
- a CDS encoding hypothetical protein (EggNog:ENOG41~BUSCO:EOG092601YK): MVPSQPLPDHLQDTLRFSPRPVPRLEEEEEEEEDDDEKKWDRTLRPVASESPVAHRFAHSRESSAEKIPQTHPPLTSPRLHSRSPLGGVVERIIDPKSAAYGHHRQTSIVHGIQHSRNGSLASTSSSPLSPQMIAAAGVGFDRSDMQSVATRIDGDASYPSRPPTSLSGNVAPMDRPNASDAAYGMTQRKLERMHSKSRRDHTPHHSHSSRHKDEQKTVGEYALHVLFTSFIAQAEEKLTECVTVPFDPEPNVEQICGPGVDPSFDQLIVALGHIASPKPKALVDSMMLWRKSKSDAANEARSHLQQSRNAAVGAPLVRRNTEPVQAAIPGQGGTDSVFPNGPSTLAARQEFVAQAERRSTVSIYILCRVLLEVISQSNLPSITAEMEDKLESIIFGQLKIADTEQLMVSPLKLANWNLFAQLLGHMSGINFGGVTRRFIEDLDSSLQERVVKSPTSSSGRDAEGKVELVLGGMKHLKLKISPEEAWEQSCDFLISLGRLFQKSHGQKVKTAFCQVIEMLLLPIAAKASNSHFMHPKWAEVLAAVGPRLAQMFMKPRHWNFAFPLTATLLCVSSPDNFGSQWLQLILPLQTKVKDRMTKPLCLQVISRLLWTFLYRTNETFQNSLRKIDEVMKLVLPSSKRSLVASDTPCTEPLIQIIRIVGFKYPEYCFRNVVFPLINAELFTSNKELKVEQLDPDRVVVGIRAFLYIMSDLEKGEQGRPPFPQFFESPNSSSTPDRFPVSPAVSSARNSPLSQPDAHSKEEYITRPVLTHVLSDGVRDFYLKFCEILGKITIICDNTFGGQAALDEKFNSPLPKTPITETFTFSRKDDHQSAADQKQAFYELLHVAVQALPRCLSVDIPFNSLINLLCTGTAHVQYNIAESSANSLKAIARQSHAQQVTMGFARFIFNFDDRYSTMSDGGMLGHSHIENTLRLYVELLQIWIEEIRQKTRDAATDQPEANASDKRAIKLDLSSIWAEVDQAEAHGLFFLCSQSRRVRHFAVTVLRLIVEFDKALGKEASEDKDSMRLIDILENESSKVMDFNDEQLSVAERSRLQRGLQNANNQGALVELCASDVSYDTTLWFKIFPKLIRMAYEKCPFTVTICRDLICNRILQMYKPIVYLSEPSRGLYYNNEPGSARLGARSATTHPEVMVEQWKLYLIFACTTLADPGALPTAQDPQHVRKASKASSKDKIVTARMLFKYLIPMLSVSSASVRDAVVVAMGSINIHIYRTLLEELQGQVSRCNDEARARIHQRTNSNPRRNRKMDLLRTEITHVFKLTAHFLRDPEVYNGEFFLTTLTTYTKDLKLFLMDGEVQMDWEFQKLRRHYCGLMEALFEGINRTKDPSRWMTFESRKSAFSLMEDWCGFSPNQNQIRAREDTMRQSLIDQQTLGERGTATAAMEIEKRNLRTAALSAMAALCGGPISVTTESNVVLQFDVRRMLAWIDSIFNSGSDKMNVIGRRALENLIVHNQEVPYLMEHCIARCYLAEAPKVLESYFTVVTQVLQDHIDYPCPFWKLLGLCLFTLGNDQSEIRSKSSTVLRSLEARQQRNSKIQDFDISISDKTQAVYKLAQFEISKRLAKQHTELAFHIFSEFTLYFKDLQPAAQRNVVAVMLPWIQSIELKLDPSGGPAAQSFVLLANLLEITIKSSGALHNEVQALWQALATGPYPGNVRLVLEFIMQLCLERREQNFVEYAKQIVVFLSTTNSTPGIKVVEFLLMQITPKAMVPNEKRDAVEPPADINLLPYCANLAEALPVGTKQAGFSLGQLSLILLVDLMVSPVHLTHENVPLLLQVVTVLWDHYTPLVQEQAREMLVHLIHEVVISQIDEQTQDVDKTAIEDLIDMIRRHDRSVVWGYEDSNGKVDDHDSKVPPSMEFLTTEVIKTFETTFPGIKEHWGRLSLTWATSCPVRHLACRSFQIFRCVLTSVDQPMLGDMLARLSNTIADEDPEIQSFSMEILTTLKTIIVKLDAEDLLNFPQLFWTTCACLESINEREFLEAVEMLNKFLSKLDLSSPNVRRILADGQPSRWEGIFEGIQPLLHKGLRSSLCWQPTLDTIDKLVHLPSDGLVGDESRLFFSLLANFPRFLNELERPTSDESVIQTARLLQDEADNQGLAGIVEALEDFAMGNPQDSSKDFIVDLWGALREYYLPQMDFQMVTFLTGLLTNSLSWVKIQTMRILCVAIPEVDMRKPELAGHGSDLISPLLRLLQTEFCMEALEVLDNIMTMSGNHMDKHHLRMSMTRPTSRAIRKEYERTQSLFGIPEASGWAIPMPAKKTDATRANIHAAFYTCQGSEGMLTETSPTPDVEFHADDFPYNYFGAPERTETMLSDEGRGDIHPGDLATKLDSLDDFFEEPSSPTTDDDGRSSRTITEYTPESFEPGAELYDEQILPILHEASNNTSFQNGFSDRSPGLSREGSSNTMTPGAFSVVVPTVRPGLHSRSITSPSAPASYQPQMGDIVSDDEYMGGFSDADDERPGTGHTESAFYLENMIKPATRRPQSRMRRGLSSRSRDERSREKPPPQPASRLANSIFPPGMQDHAEGDML, encoded by the exons ATGG TGCCGTCGCAGCCGCTGCCGGACCACCTGCAGGATACGCTCAGGTTCTCTCCCCGGCCTGTTCCTAGActcgaagaggaggaagaagaagaagaagatgatgatgagaagaagtggGATAGAACATTACGCCCTGTAGCTTCAGAATCGCCGGTCGCCCATCGATTTGCGCACTCACGAGAATCGTCCGCCGAAAAGATCCCCCAGACGCACCCGCCCTTGACATCCCCACGACTTCATTCGAGGAGCCCTCTGGGCGGCGTTGTAGAGCGCATTATCGACCCGAAGAGCGCCGCATAcggtcatcatcgtcaaactTCGATTGTCCACGGCATTCAACACTCGAGAAATGGCAGCTTGGCCAGCACCAGCTCCAGTCCCCTCAGCCCGCAGATGATAGCAGCCGCTGGCGTCGGCTTTGATCGTTCAGACATGCAATCAGTGGCCACCCGTATCGATGGCGACGCCAGTTATCCTTCTCGGCCACCTACATCTCTCTCCGGAAATGTTGCACCTATGGACCGTCCTAATGCTTCTGATGCTGCATATGGCATGACCCAGCGAAAGCTCGAACGAATGCATAGTAAATCTCGGCGCGATCATACCCCccatcactctcactcttcaCGTCATAAGGATGAGCAAAAGACGGTTGGCGAATATGCGCTTCATGTCTTGTTCACCTCA TTTATTGCACAGGCGGAGGAGAAGTTGACAGAATGCGTCACGGTTCCGTTCGATCCCGAACCCAATGTTGAACAAATATGCGGACCCGGTGTTGACCCATCGTTCGATCAGTTGATAGTTGCCCTGGGCCATATCGCTAGCCCGAAACCGAAAGCCTTGGTAGACTCGATGATGCTCTGgagaaaaagtaaaagtgATGCTGCCAACGAAGCTCGCAGTCATCTTCAGCAATCTCGGAATGCCGCGGTGGGGGCACCTCTTGTTCGAAGAAATACAGAACCAGTACAAGCTGCGATACCTGGCCAAGGAGGTACTGATTCTGTTTTCCCAAATGGTCCGTCAACACTCGCAGCAAGGCAAGAGTTTGTAGCACAAGCTGAACGTCGGTCGACCGTATCTATATACATCCTTTGTCGCGTTCTCCTCGAAGTCATCAGTCAAAGCAACTTGCCGTCTATCACCGCTGAAATGGAGGATAAGCTGGAAAGTATTATATTCGGACAACTCAAGATCGCCGATACTGAGCAGTTGATGGTTTCACCTCTGAAACTTGCCAATTGGAACCTTTTTGCTCAATTGCTCGGACACATGAGTGGAATCAACTTTGGTGGGGTTACCAGGAGGTTCATTGAAGACCTGGACAGCTCTCTCCAAGAACGTGTGGTCAAAAGCCCAACCTCCTCTTCCGGTCGAGATGCAGAGGGAAAGGTAGAGCTTGTTTTGGGGGGCATGAAGCACCTTAAGCTCAAGATCTCCCCCGAAGAGGCCTGGGAGCAATCCTGCGactttctcatctcacttGGCCGTCTGTTCCAGAAATCTCACGGCCAAAAAGTCAAGACAGCCTTCTGCCAAGTGATAGagatgcttcttcttccaatcGCCGCAAAGGCAAGCAACAGCCATTTCATGCATCCAAAGTGGGCGGAAGTACTCGCTGCTGTCGGACCTCGCCTCGCACAAATGTTTATGAAGCCGAGGCATTGGAACTTCGCATTCCCTCTTACTGCGACTTTGCTTTGTGTATCCTCTCCAGACAATTTTGGATCACAATGGCTGCAGTTGATATTGCCTTTACAAACTAAAGTCAAGGATCGAATGACTAAACCCCTTTGTCTTCAGGTCATCTCTCGCTTGTTATGGACATTTCTGTATCGAACTAATGAGACCTTCCAAAATAGCCTCCGCAAAATCGATGAGGTCATGAAACTTGTTTTGCCATCTTCCAAGCGAAGTTTAGTTGCATCGGATACTCCGTGCACTGAACCTCTGATCCAGATCATTCGGATCGTTGGCTTCAAATATCCTGAATACTGCTTTAGGAATGTTGTGTTTCCTCTTATCAATGCTGAACTTTTTACTTCTAACAAAGAGTTGAAAGTTGAGCAACTGGACCCTGACCGGGTTGTTGTTGGCATCAGGGCTTTCCTATACATAATGTCGGATTTGGAGAAGGGTGAACAAGGGCGACCTCCGTTCCCGCAATTCTTTGAAAGTCCAAACTCGAGTTCGACTCCCGATCGGTTTCCTGTCTCCCCTGCTGTGTCTTCGGCCCGCAACTCTCCGCTATCACAGCCAGATGCGCATTCGAAGGAGGAGTACATCACTCGCCCGGTCTTAACCCACGTATTGAGCGACGGAGTCCGCGACTTCTATCTCAAGTTCTGTGAAATCCTTGGGAAAATCACGATTATTTGTGACAATACCTTTGGTGGACAAGCGGCCTTGGATGAGAAGTTCAATAGCCCTTTGCCAAAAACCCCTATAACTGAGACCTTTACCTTCTCTCGCAAAGACGACCATCAGAGTGCCGCGGATCAAAAACAAGCGTTTTATGAACTCTTACATGTTGCTGTTCAGGCGTTACCCCGTTGTCTTTCTGTTGACATACCTTTCAACTCTCTGATCAATTTGCTCTGTACGGGAACAGCCCACGTGCAGTATAACATCGCAGAGTCATCTGCCAATTCTTTGAAAGCCATTGCCAGACAATCACATGCTCAACAAGTCACTATGGGATTCGCTcgtttcatcttcaacttcgatGATCGATACTCAACAATGTCTGATGGCGGAATGCTTGGCCACAGTCATATCGAGAACACTCTGCGCTTATACGTTGAACTGCTACAGATATGGATCGAGGAAATCAGACAAAAGACCCGCGATGCTGCTACAGACCAACCTGAAGCTAATGCCTCTGATAAAAGAGCTATCAAGCTTGATCTATCTAGTATCTGGGCGGAGGTTGACCAAGCCGAGGCCCACGGATTGTTTTTCCTCTGTTCGCAATCACGACGAGTTCGTCACTTTGCAGTGACTGTTCTTCGTTTGATTGTTGAATTTGACAAGGCCCTCGGGAAAGAAGCTTCTGAGGATAAGGATTCCATGAGACTGATTGATATCCTTGAAAACGAGTCCAGTAAGGTCATGGATTTCAACGATGAGCAGCTATCTGTTGCTGAACGAAGCCGACTGCAGCGGGGTCTACAAAACGCCAACAACCAAGGTGCTCTCGTTGAGCTTTGTGCCAGTGATGTCTCTTATGATACCACTTTGTGGTTTAAAATCTTCCCTAAGCTCATTCGCATGGCTTATGAAAAATGTCCGTTTACAGTTACTATTTGTCGCGATCTCATTTGCAATCGTATTTTGCAGATGTACAAGCCAATCGTGTACCTTTCCGAGCCTTCAAGGGGCTTGTACTACAACAACGAACCAGGAAGTGCTAGGCTAGGGGCCCGATCTGCGACAACTCATCCCGAGGTGATGGTGGAGCAATGGAAGCTGTATCTAATCTTTGCTTGCACAACACTGGCAGACCCAGGCGCTTTGCCAACGGCTCAGGATCCTCAGCACGTCCGGAAGGCATCCAAAGCGTCgtccaaggacaagattgTGACGGCTCGGATGTTATTCAAGTACCTCATTCCCATGCTGTCCGTCTCCTCCGCATCTGTTCGGGacgctgttgttgttgctatGGGGTCCATCAACATTCATATTTATCGGACTCttcttgaggagcttcagGGCCAAGTGTCTCGATGCAACGATGAGGCACGGGCTCGTATACATCAGAGGACAAACAGCAATCCTAGGAGGAACAGGAAGATGGATCTTCTCAGAACGGAAATTACTCATGTTTTCAAGTTGACAGCGCATTTCCTTCGAGACCCCGAAGTTTACAACGGCGAGTTTTTCTTAACGACTCTCACGACATACACAAAGGACCTGAAGCTATTCCTGATGGACGGAGAAGTCCAGATGGATTGGGAATTTCAGAAGCTCCGACGCCATTACTGTGGACTGATGGAAGCATTATTTGAAGGAATTAACAGAACCAAAGATCCGTCCCGATGGATGACTTTTGAATCCCGAAAATCGGCGTTCTCGCTGATGGAGGACTGGTGCGGATTCTCGCCGAATCAGAACCAGATCCGTGCTCGAGAGGACACCATGCGGCAATCGCTAATTGACCAACAGACCTTGGGCGAGCGAGGCACTGCTACCGCTGCGATGGAGATAGAGAAGAGAAACCTTCGGACTGCAGCCCTCAGTGCAATGGCTGCTTTATGTGGCGGACCAATTAGCGTCACAACTGAGAGTAACGTGGTTCTTCAGTTTGATGTTCGACGCATGCTTGCTTGGATCGACTCTATTTTCAACTCGGGAAGCGATAAGATGAACGTCATCGGCAGAAGAGCCCTCGAGAACCTGATTGTTCACAATCAGGAGGTTCCTTACTTGATGGAGCACTGCATTGCACGTTGCTATTTGGCTGAGGCCCCTAAAGTTCTCGAAAGCTACTTCACCGTGGTCACACAAGTTCTCCAGGATCACATTGACTATCCTTGTCCGTTCTGGAAGCTCCTTGGTTTGTGTCTGTTCACATTGGGCAATGATCAAAGCGAGATCCGGTCCAAGTCTTCTACTGTCCTTCGGAGCTTGGAGGCACGTCAACAGAGAAATTCCAAGATCCAAGACTTTGACATCAGCATCTCAGACAAAACGCAGGCCGTGTACAAACTAGCACAGTTCGAAATCTCCAAACGCCTTGCCAAGCAACACACAGAACTGGCATTCCACATCTTCTCCGAATTCACCCTTTATTTCAAGGATCTTCAACCTGCGGCTCAGCGAAATGTTGTTGCAGTCATGTTGCCCTGGATTCAGTCCATTGAGTTAAAGTTGGACCCTAGCGGTGGACCTGCGGCACAGTCATTTGTATTGCTTGCAAACCTGCTCGAGATTACTATCAAATCCAGTGGCGCACTGCATAATGAGgttcaagctctttggcAGGCTCTTGCAACTGGGCCTTACCCAGGAAACGTTCGATTGGTTCTCGAATTCATCATGCAGTTATGTCTTGAGCGTCGGGAGCAGAATTTCGTGGAGTATGCTAAACAAATTGTCGTTtttctctcaacaacaaacagcACGCCTGGCATCAAGGTTGTTGAATTCCTTCTTATGCAAATAACCCCGAAAGCCATGGTACCGAACGAGAAGCGAGATGCTGTTGAGCCCCCAGCTGACATTAATCTTCTGCCCTACTGTGCTAACTTGGCAGAGGCTCTTCCAGTTGGAACCAAGCAAGCTGGGTTTTCTCTCGGCCAACTGTCATTGATCTTACTTGTGGATTTAATGGTATCTCCAGTTCACCTGACCCACGAAAACGTcccgcttcttcttcaggtcGTCACTGTCCTTTGGGATCATTACACTCCGTTGGTTCAGGAGCAGGCACGAGAGATGCTCGTGCATCTCATCCATGAGGTGGTCATATCGCAGATAGACGAGCAGACTCAGGATGTTGACAAGACAGCTATCGAAGATCTGATAGACATGATTCGTCGGCACGATCGCTCTGTGGTCTGGGGATATGAGGATAGCAACGGCAAGGTTGACGATCACGATAGCAAAGTGCCACCAAGTATGGAATTCCTTACAACAGAGGTTATCAAAACCTTTGAGACGACCTTCCCCGGAATCAAAGAGCATTGGGGACGCCTTTCGCTTACTTGGGCGACATCCTGCCCAGTTCGACATCTTGCTTGCCGGTCGTTCCAAATCTTCAGATGCGTTCTTACGTCTGTGGACCAGCCAATGCTTGGAGACATGCTTGCCCGATTGTCCAATACTATTGCTGATGAAGACCCGGAAATCCAATCCTTTTCCATGGAAATCTTGACGACTTTGAAGACCATCattgtcaagcttgatgctgaAGATCTTCTTAACTTCCCACAACTGTTTTGGACGACTTGTGCTTGTTTAGAGTCTATCAACGAGCGGGAATTTTTGGAAGCGGTTGAAATGCTCAATAAGTTTCTTTCAAAATTGGATTTGAGCTCACCAAATGTGCGACGAATACTTGCTGACGGCCAGCCGTCTCGCTGGGAGGGGATATTCGAAGGTATCCAGCCTCTACTTCACAAGGGTTTGCGGTCGTCGCTTTGTTGGCAACCAACTCTCGACACAATAGATAAGTTGGTACACCTACCAAGCGACGGCTTAGTCGGCGACGAGTCCCGTCTGTTCTTCTCGTTACTGGCCAACTTCCCCCGTTTCTTGAATGAACTTGAGAGACCCACCTCGGACGAAAGCGTTATCCAGACAGCAAGACTTCTTCAGGACGAAGCCGATAATCAAGGCTTGGCTGGTATCGTTGAGGCTCTGGAAGATTTCGCAATGGGGAATCCACAGGACAGCAGCAAAGATTTCATTGTTGATCTATGGGGAGCTTTACGAGAATACTATCTCCCGCAGATGGATTTCCAGATGGTGACTTTCCTAACCGGGCTCCTCACAAACTCGTTGTCGTGGGTGAAGATTCAGACCATGAGGATCCTTTGTGTCGCAATTCCTGAAGTGGACATGCGCAAGCCTGAGCTCGCTGGACATGGATCCGATCTGATCTCCCCACTTCTTCGGCTCCTACAGACAGAGTTCTGTATGGAGGCGCTTGAGGTGTTGGACAACATCATGACCATGTCTGGAAATCATATGGACAAGCATCATTTGAGGATGAGTATGACGCGGCCAACCTCGAGGGCGATACGCAAGGAATACGAGCGTACGCAGAGTTTGTTTGGAATACCCGAGGCATCAGGATGGGCCATTCCTATGCCTGCGAAGAAGACGGATGCTACGCGGGCCAATATCCATGCCGCTTTCTATACTTGCCAGGGCTCAGAAGGGATGTTGACCGAAACTTCGCCCACCCCCGATGTTGAGTTTCATGCCGACGACTTTCCATACAACTACTTTGGCGCACCAGAACGAACCGAAACGATGCTGTCTGATGAAGGTCGCGGAGACATTCACCCAGGGGATCTTGCAACCAAACTGGACAGCCTTGACGATTTCTTCGAGGAGCCGTCCAGTCCTACAacggatgatgatggcaggTCTTCCAGAACAATCACCGAATATACCCCAGAGTCCTTCGAACCTGGAGCGGAACTTTACGATGAGCAGATTCTACCCATTCTTCATGAAGCCTCGAACAATACCTCCTTCCAAAATGGATTCTCTGATCGATCTCCAGGGTTATCGAGGGAGGGAAGCTCGAACACTATGACTCCAGGCGCCTTCAGTGTGGTAGTTCCTACTGTCAGACCAGGCCTGCATTCCAGATCCATCACATCGCCCTCAGCTCCAGCCTCTTATCAACCACAGATGGGCGATATTGTTTCTGACGATGAGTATATGGGGGGCTtctctgatgctgatgatgagaggcCTGGCACAGGACATACCGAAAGCGCCTTTTACTTGGAAAATATGATCAAGCCCGCAACACGAAGACCTCAGTCGAGGATGAGACGTGGGCTAAGCAGCCGTTCACGAGACGAGAGGAGCAGGGAGAAACCACCGCCTCAACCGGCATCACGCCTGGCTAATAGTATATTCCCACCAGGTATGCAAGACCACGCAGAGGGCGATATGCTATGA